The window TTTATTAAACGGGTCGTATCAGAGTGGACCCTTAACGAGCCATCAGAGTAGATCGACATGACCAATTAATGACCCGCCAACCCATTTTAACATGCCTAATTTGGGCTAGCTTTCTCCTTGTGTTTTAAGTGGATCACATGAGGACGTTGATTGTTGATGATTACAAGATAAGTAGTGTTAGGGACCGGAAAAGTGTGGGCTTTAAAAAAGAAAGACACCAAGTACAACTTTGAAATCATCCATAGGTATTACAGAAAAGTACAACATTGCCAATCACTTGCCAGCGAGTTTACTGCTTTAAATGTGCAACTTCTAGCCTTGTTATAGAAACTGGATCGAAGTTCCAATGATGAATCAGACTCTCATTTGGCAGATACACTTCTTGATAGCTCCGTGGGTACATAACCCATCTCTTGACCGCGTATATGCATACTTGTGGATGTGTATCATGGCGTGATCAAGACCACATAAACGCGGTCCTGATCGTGTACGTTACTGCATATACAGGGTCTTATACACGTCCACGTTCAGACAGATCTGGACCACTTACATGAGGTCTGGGTCATCCATAGGACTGCGTAGACGTAGTCACATGGACGTGTCCTCTTGGGCCAATCCGGACCTCGTATACGCAAATCGAGGTCATGGTGATATGCTTCATCTTGTGCACCTTCACATATGCATCAACAGCTATACTAGGCTACTTAATGTTTGTTTCAGATGTTCAATCTCAAATAGCAATTGACAAAACTCTCATTAATCAGAAAATGAAGTATGAGATATTGTATTATGGCTGCAATGaccaagttaggaagcatataAATGAATTCTCCATGCatttttagattgataaaattacaaaacttgAAGCAGAAAATGTACACAGTTACAGGTATAAAAACTAGTGCTTCTGTAGCCTCTTAATTCTTTTCCTAATTGCAGCAGCGACACGGTATGACAGTCGGTTTCTTATGGTTATCTCTTTTTGTATTTCTATCCTAGAGCTGGGGGATAGAAACATCAAACGTCGTAAAACATTTAAAGGAAGTGATTTGAACAGATTTGAGCAATCGGGGAGATGAATTTCTAAAAATTTCAACCCAAAAATACTGCGAGGAAGAACCCTCAGATATTGGCAATTCTCTAATCTCAAATTCTTCAGTGATGAAGGCAGTTCAGCAGGAATCTCTACAATTGCAGTAGAGCTTAAATCTAGTGTTGCTAAACAGGTTAAAGCATTCAAAGGCGGTAGCTTTTTCAGGATTGTGCAACCACTGAGACAAAGAGTTTGAAGGCTTTTCAATTCAAAAATGTTTGCCGGAAGAATCTTGAGGTTTCTGCAATCTGTTATGCTCAGGTGAACAAGTGATGAAGGCAGTTCAGAAGGGATTTCTACAATTGTACTAGAGCTAAAACCTAGTGATGTTAAACAGGTTAAAGCATTCAAAGACGGTAGCTTTTCCAGGATCAAGCAACCATTGAGACGAAGAGTTTGAAGGCTTTTCAATTCAAAAATGTTTGTCGGAAAATTTTTGAGATTTCTGCAACACATTATGCTCAAGTGAACAAGTGATGAAGGCAGTTCAGAGGGGATTCCTATGATACTAGTGCTAATTATTTCTAGCAATTTTAACGAGTTCAAACCATTCAAAGGAGGTATTTGTTCCAGATTTGAGCAATACCTGAGAGCAAGAGTTTCAAGGCATTTCAATTCACAAATGTTGTCTCGAAGAATCTTGAAATCGCTGCAATGGTCGAGTGTCAAATCAACAAGTGACAACGACAGTTGGGTGGGGAGTTCTATAATGCCACAACTAATTAGATGTAACTTTTTTAAAGACTTCAAACCATTCAACGGAGGTAATTTGGCAAGTTTTGAGCAATCACTGAGATTAAGAGTTTGAAGGCATTTCAACTCGCATATGCTGTCTGGAAGAATCTTAAGATCTTTGCAATTCTCCATGCTCCACTCAATAAGTGAGCAAGGCAATTCAGTAGGGATTTCAACAATTGCAGAACCATTTAGAACTAGCCTTTTTAAAGAGTTATACCATTCAAAGGAGGTACTTTGGCAAGTTTTGAGCAATCGCTGAGATCAAGAGTTTGAATGCATTTCAACTCACCTATACTGTCTGGAAGAATCTTAAGATCTTTGAAATTCTCCATGCTCCACTCAATAAGTGAGCAAGGCAATTCAGTAGGGATTTCAACAATTTCAGAACCATTTAGAACTAGCCTTTTTAAAGAGTTCAAACCATTCAACGCAGGTAGTTTGGCAAGTTTTGAGCAATCACTGAGATCAAGAGTTTGAAGGCATTTCAACTCACATATGCTGTCTGGAAGAATCTCAAGTTTTTTACATCTGCGCATACTCAACTCGTGAAGTGATGAAGAAAAGCATTTGATTGATGAAGGTAGTTCTCGTATAGCAAGCTCATCCAGTATTAACTTCTCCAAATTTCCTGTGAAGTCTGGAAATTTGCTTAGATTCCAGCAGCACCTAAGATCTTCCAATCCAGAGTTTTCAAGTTCCAAAATCTTTATGCTACTCGGAATCTCTGGAAGGATCTTTAAATTTGTGCAACCTTGGAGATAAATGGTGTGGAGAGATTTTGAATGAATGAGGCTTGGGAAGCTTCTCATGTTTTTGCAAAACCTCATATCTAAAACTCtaagattctctagattcccaATACCTGGTGACCATTCTACTATACAAGAATTCTGTAACTCCAACCTCTTTATGCAATTTGGAATCTCAGGTAGCATTGTCAAATTTGAGCAACCGGAAAGATTAAGGATACCGAGGGATTTCAAATGAACTAGACTAGGAAGACTTGCAAGATTTTTGCAGTTTTTCATATTTAAAGTAGTAACATTGTCCCAAAATGGAACAGATGACCACCCTTCAAATCCTGAATGCTCTAGTTCTATCCACTCTATGTCCCTTGGAATCTCTGGAAGCATCTTCAAATTTGGGCAATAACTCAGATTAAGTCGCTTGAGAGATATCAATGTGGCCATGTTTGGAATACTCCTCAAATTCGTACACCAATGCAGGAACAGATCAGTAAGCTTGTGGAGGCATTGAATAGAATGGGGAATCTCAACTAAACTTTGGCAATCTGTAAGACatattttctccatttttgttGCTGAAGAGAGATCTGGTAGCCTCCTCAGTTGAACAGCATGAGAAAGATCAAGCCGTTTAAGATTTTCAGGACCCTgcaagaaataaaatataacaagcttatcaatttatttatttatttattgtcaTGCCAAAGATGGAATATTCAAATCTCCTTTCAaatcagcaaaaaaaaaagaaaactgaCACTAAAAAGAAACATTTAAACAGTATAGACTGTTGCAAATGGTTCATATTGATGGGTATAGACAACAAAACTAAGAGTTGGGATCAAATTTTAAtagttatataaattaatttgacaagTAATAATGTACTAATTTAGTTTTCAAGTTGCACATAGTTGAGATTTTCAAACATAACATAAGTGCGACTAGGAGTATGAGTAGAGCAACAGACTTGGAATCGCTTACAAGTTGGACAGGTTTTTTCAATGAGTGTGTGTGGTTATGAGAGAGtaaataattaagatatataTGTCAAGAGCAAACCTTGCCATCCCAAAGTTGTATGATATTGCTTTCCAACAAGGCAAGTTCAACAAGATTCTCCAAGAAATAATTCGACGGCAAAAAATCGAATGGATATTCTTCCCAATGCAGCAATCTTAACTTGTGCGGAAGCTGCAAGAGATTATTTGATTGAGAAGATTCAACAGTGAAGACTGGCTCTTGCTTCTTTTGCCAAAATAGATGACGATAAAATTTTAGAAGTCTTAAGTTGGGCATTGAATGAGACATATCCAACGCTGTAGAACTTAAGGggacgttttcaactttagaCATATCCAAGAGTATGCCTTCCACTGCTTCGTTCCTCTAACATTCAGCAGCAGGAAACAATACAAGATTAGAAGTACTCTATTTCCACaattaaaatgatatatttcaTATGGATAAAAGAAATGATGTACTTTAATTTCAACTAGTCATGTAGATAttgttagttaaaattaatgGTTTCTGTTCCTAGATGTATTGTAGAGATAACATATGATAGCTTATGAGAAAAAGGAATATCATTACCATATTTGTCGTCAATAAATGAAAAACATCCTCATGATTCCACAACAAATTACCCCTCCTCCGAGCAATATCTCGACCCATCTCCTCTATTAAATCATGCATCTCTATTGTATTGTCCCTAATAGTTATGAGACACTTCTCACTTAGGCGAATTATTCCCCAGCCATCTAGAATACCTGTTACAGAATTCATAGCACATCCTTTGAAAAAACATGCAATATCAAGAAAGATATCCTTCAACATATCCTCTTCTAATCCGTCGTAACTTATTTTCAAGATTCTTTGGATGGAGGGTTCTGGAGATTGTTTTAGTTTATTCAATAGAAGTTCCCATTCGTCAAGTAACCTTTTGTGTAGATGAGAACCCAACACGATAAGAGCTAATGGAATACCTCCTGCATAATTAACGACTTTTTCTGATAACTCTTCATAGCCATTTTGAGGATGCATTTGTTTGAAGGCTTTCATACTCAACAGTCGAAGAGCATCACTTGGATTTAATCCCTCAACCTCATATATTTCATCAACAACATTGAGGACTTGTTTATCTCTGCTTGTTATGATGATCCTACTTCCTGGACCAAACCAACCTTCACCTATACCAAAAGCTTCTAATTGGTTTAGATCAGTTATATCATCAAGAATAGCAAGAACCTTCGATCTACTTAGCTTATCCACAAGAAAAGCAGATAGCATACAAAGCAAGTCTACATCTGGAGTTTCAATTCCTAACAACTTATAAAAGAATTTGTTTCGCAAAGCAACTAATCCAATCTTCTCCGATTCTTCCCTAATATTGCGAAAAAAGCAACAATGCTCAAATTGATGAGATATCTGACCATAAACAATCTCTGCAAGTGTTGTTTTACCAATACCACTCATTCCCCATAGTCCTACAAAACGAACACCAATTGAACCCGTTCCTAAACATGATAGAATCCGCTGAATGTGTAAATCTATCCCAACTAACTGATTAGAAGCAATGAAGGAGGTAGGATACAATTTCTTCATAATATGCTCTGCAACTTCCTCAATTAATTCGGATTCATGCCTAGATATGATGAACAAACAGCATAAATAGTCGAGACAAACAAAGAAAAGATAGCACACTTGTATTTTAATTTCAACAGTTATATATGAGTGGACTGTAGAGTGGAGTGGAGTACCTGTTACTGCTGGAAATTTCCCCAGATAGATCGGCTGCTTCTCTCAAAGCAGATCTCCATTTCTCCACCTTGTATACGCGGTCCTTGAATCGCTGCTTCAGTTGCTTAAATGCTTCTCCGAAATTCCCTTCCTGCTTCCTGACATGAGTAGGCTCAACCTGATAGAAAATTGGTAAAACCTTTCGATCCATTGTCTTCATACACTCCATAATCTTCACCAATTCATCGAGGCACCATGCCGATGATGCATAATTTTCTGAGAAAATGATGACGGAATACTTCGACTCTTCGATCGCTTTCAAGAGATTTGGGGAAATGTATTCTCCTCTTTCAAGATCATGTTCATCGATGAATGTCTTAACATGTTTTCGACACAAAGCAGAATATAGATGGCTAGTAAAATTAAGGCGGGTATCAGTACCTCTAAAACTTAGAAAAACATCATAACTAGTTTTAGAGGCAGTGATTGAAgacgaagatgaagatgaagccATTTGCAGAAGTCTCAGTTGTTCTGTTTGTTAGCTACAAAGCGATTGGGGAAATGTTTTTGGAGGATTTGCTGGAAGAAGCTTGGCGGAGGCAGGAATGGAAAAAGGAAGTGAGCGAAAGCGGCTGCTATGTCCTTTATCTGCAGCTTCCATGAAATTTCTTCCAACTTCAGAAATTGTACAAATATCCTATCTCCTTCTTCGAATTGAGGGTGGAGGACAGGGAAGTTACTTGActgagaattggtcaaaatgaCGACTGAATTTGGACTttaatgtaattaaaaataGTTGTTGAAGACCAGTGATTGTGGGAGAGTCGTTATTCGCCAGTTTGGAATTAGCGGTTAGCCGAGCTGTTAACTGATTTGATTAACTGATTTGATTAACTATTTGTGTAGAtttatttggtaaaaattagctaattgataatagcggtttgtacaaaaaagacgaataagggcatttctttttttaatacataaaaatatatttaaaataattaaaagtatTTTCATATCTTTATTAATGCATACACATTAAAGAAAAACATatgtttatttatacaaatgaaaaCAAATGTTTAAGAAGTATGTTGGTATCGTCTACTCCTCATCAAACTATGAGTAATGTCAGTACGAACTCTTGTCATTTCATTAGTACTCATACGTTGAACTTCTTGTGTGGAACTAAATTCCATATTCGAAAATACTTCTGGAGGAATAAAAGTAGGATCTTCATCTATGATCCTAAATGCTGGATCAGAAACTTTGCTTAATCTTATATAGTTATGCAATGCAAATGCAGCACAAACGATTCTATTTTGATATTACAATGAGTATTTGGGTACTTTCTCTAATATTGTTCATCGTGCCTTCAAAATGCCAAATGCCCTTTCAATACAACTTTTTAAGGAAGAATGAGCGCGATTGAAAATTTCTTGAGACCCTTTTGGATTCGCGCCACGAAATTCCGATTGATGATATCTTATCTTGTGGTAGGGCGTCAAATATCCTTCCCTTTCAGGATACCCTTTATCTACCAAGTAATATTTACCTAaacatgaaaatataaactCACATTACTAATATATACATTAATAATTGTTAAAAGTaaaatgaataagattaatgAAAGAGGCTAATTACCAGGAGGAGGTTTTGGAAAGTTTAAACTTGGATTACTAATAGTATCTTGAAAAATATGAGAATCATGAGCCGATCCTTCCCAACAAGTTAGCACATAGGTAAAAAGCAAATCGAAATCACATGCCGCCATAACATTGAGAGTGGGTGTTCCTTTCCTTCCTCTATATCACAATTGATCCTCCTCAACAATTATAACATTGATATGAGTACCATCAATGGCTCCAATGCAATTCTAATAAGGTCATTAAGGTTATAATATGATATAATTAAGGAACAATAGAACTACAAATAATTACCTTAAAATGTGGCATATATCGATTGTCATTGGCAATTTGAGGAGGAATTTCCTTGAACTCAGGATCCCTCGGTCTTAATATATCTCTTGACAAGCCATCTATGGCATCCAAAACTTCCTTAAAAATTATACTAACAGTTTCACCAGAATGTTGAAACCGCTCTTGGACATCACGATTTGAGGCTCCCTTGCTAAGAACCCATACAAATAAACCTACTTTTTCCAAAGTTGACATTCTATCCGAAGGAAATAACTCATACTTACATTCTAGATCCATGCATAATCGTTGAAATGTGCTTTGTGTCATTCTGAACATATTAAAACAACGTTTTTCATGGCCATTTAATATTTCTTGCATCCATTTTTCTCCCGTTTGAAATGAAGTCATGCATGGCTCCTTATGTAGGTATGTTACATAATAAAGACTAACATAACCTAATAAAGAAGCCATGGAGTCCCAAAATGCACTATCCCGACGTCTCTTCCGTATCCAATTACGTAAAACATGCAAATCCATACCTACAAACATTAAAGAAGGTTAGGAATCAAAAATTTAATTAGTAAAACAAGGTAGGACAAATAAACTGGTTTGCAGCAACAAATTGGTGTCCAGTTTGCAGCAGCAAACTATGCAAACTGGACACTAGTTTGCAAACTACGCAAACTATGCAAACAAGGTAGGACAAATAACCCAGTTTGCAGCAAGTTTGCAACTGCAAACTAACCTAGTTTGCAAGTGCAAACTGAGCCTGTTTGCAGTTGCAAACTGAGTCAGTTTGCTGCTGCAAACCGGGCACCAATTTGTCCCAGTTTACAGCAGCAAACTCTGCAAACTAGTGTCCAATTTGACACCAGTTTTTTTTCTTCTGCAAAATGGAAACCAAACTAATTGTATTCCAAAAAGcataatatatgaaaatacaaaaaaaaaatatttgaaatataACAACCCATCAATTTGAAAAGTAGAAATAATCCAAATGAACATAAAAACCAAAACCAAAGCATTgtcataaataaaaatcatgcattACTAAAAAAGACATAAAACAATTGTTTCATAAATAATCCAAACCAGGTTACATAGTCTCATAAATAATCCAAAACAGATCCCCTACAATCCGAACAAACAATATATTgtctcatgaaagattcaaagCATATCAAAATTCAAAACAAATTACCTAGTAATCTAAATATGTTTTACATTCCAATAATGAAAACTAATATTGCATACTAGACTAATTTGATACATTCTTATCATTCTCGAACAAGTAATTTATCCATTTAATCCTTGTGTCGTCATCGGGCATGCAATTGAAAATTGTTCTCTTTTCGTGGTTTTCCATCAAGCAACAAGAAAAATAGAATTCGGGGCTGCCATGCATTAAGCCAGACATGTTAATCAACTTGCCAATGAATCAGCAAGTGTATGTGAAGAGTCATCAAGTGCACGTGCTTCAAGGCTCATCAACTCCATATCGTTGACATTCCTCTTGGTAACGACTTTCACCATAGCATCTATTTTTTCCATCACAGCTCCTCcctttcttccattttctatCTTACGACTCTTAGAGCTCTCCGTAACATCGTGCTCAAAACTTCTCTTGCTTCCGATATTATCATGTTCAATTGGAGAAGGAGAATGAGAGGGGATTTGGGTATAATCATTCCAAACGTCTTGCCAATCCCTAATAACTTGGTTATGGCTAAAACTAACATTCTCACTCATTTCAGCATCACAGTCATTTATACCAATAATATTTGATGGTGGTGTAGGGATATAGACGGATGGAGAAGGACCCATGGGTAAAGAAGGGACATTGGTTGTTTCTTTTGCTCGTTCAACTGGAGTAAACTTAAGCGCCCCTTGAGCAACTGAAACTCCAAAAAGTTGGTCCATCTTGGACTCAAGATCAGGCTCAATACCTTCATCTTGAAAAGCTTTAAAACGAATATTTTCCTATAAAATAAGATAAATGAAAATCAGCTTGAAATTAACAAAGTTGATTTAATTTTGTATATTGTGAGTTAAAACAAGTGTAAGTAAATAAGGTAACCTCAATCTTTTTCTTCCACCACTCCTCACTAGCGCTTATTGTTCCTTTTACATGATCCCAGCCTAATCCGGTCTCTTTTCCTTTAAATGCTCTCCAAAGGCTCCATATTCTTCTCATCCAATCCCATTTGTTTTTCAA of the Euphorbia lathyris chromosome 7, ddEupLath1.1, whole genome shotgun sequence genome contains:
- the LOC136201057 gene encoding disease resistance protein RUN1-like gives rise to the protein MENCKDLKILPDSICELKCLQTLNLSDCSKLAKLPPLNGLKSLKKLHLISCGIIELPTQLSLSLVDLTLDHCSDFKILRDNICELKCLETLALRYCSNLEQIPPLNGLNSLKLLEIISTSIIGIPSELPSSLVHLSIMCCRNLKNFPTNIFELKSLQTLRLNGCLILEKLPSLNALTCLTSLGFSSSTIVEIPSELPSSLVHLSITDCRNLKILPANIFELKSLQTLCLSGCTILKKLPPLNALTCLATLDLSSTAIVEIPAELPSSLKNLRLENCQYLRVLPRSIFGLKFLEIHLPDCSNLFKSLPLNVLRRLMFLSPSSRIEIQKEITIRNRLSYRVAAAIRKRIKRLQKH
- the LOC136201056 gene encoding disease resistance protein RPV1-like encodes the protein MASSSSSSSITASKTSYDVFLSFRGTDTRLNFTSHLYSALCRKHVKTFIDEHDLERGEYISPNLLKAIEESKYSVIIFSENYASSAWCLDELVKIMECMKTMDRKVLPIFYQVEPTHVRKQEGNFGEAFKQLKQRFKDRVYKVEKWRSALREAADLSGEISSSNRHESELIEEVAEHIMKKLYPTSFIASNQLVGIDLHIQRILSCLGTGSIGVRFVGLWGMSGIGKTTLAEIVYGQISHQFEHCCFFRNIREESEKIGLVALRNKFFYKLLGIETPDVDLLCMLSAFLVDKLSRSKVLAILDDITDLNQLEAFGIGEGWFGPGSRIIITSRDKQVLNVVDEIYEVEGLNPSDALRLLSMKAFKQMHPQNGYEELSEKVVNYAGGIPLALIVLGSHLHKRLLDEWELLLNKLKQSPEPSIQRILKISYDGLEEDMLKDIFLDIACFFKGCAMNSVTGILDGWGIIRLSEKCLITIRDNTIEMHDLIEEMGRDIARRRGNLLWNHEDVFHLLTTNMRNEAVEGILLDMSKVENVPLSSTALDMSHSMPNLRLLKFYRHLFWQKKQEPVFTVESSQSNNLLQLPHKLRLLHWEEYPFDFLPSNYFLENLVELALLESNIIQLWDGKGPENLKRLDLSHAVQLRRLPDLSSATKMEKICLTDCQSLVEIPHSIQCLHKLTDLFLHWCTNLRSIPNMATLISLKRLNLSYCPNLKMLPEIPRDIEWIELEHSGFEGWSSVPFWDNVTTLNMKNCKNLASLPSLVHLKSLGILNLSGCSNLTMLPEIPNCIKRLELQNSCIVEWSPGIGNLENLRVLDMRFCKNMRSFPSLIHSKSLHTIYLQGCTNLKILPEIPSSIKILELENSGLEDLRCCWNLSKFPDFTGNLEKLILDELAIRELPSSIKCFSSSLHELSMRRCKKLEILPDSICELKCLQTLDLSDCSKLAKLPALNGLNSLKRLVLNGSEIVEIPTELPCSLIEWSMENFKDLKILPDSIGELKCIQTLDLSDCSKLAKVPPLNGITL